GCAATACCCCTGCTGAGCAACAGCAGAGACCCTGGTTCGAGCCCATGCAGTGAGGGGCGAACTGAGGcaggagcggcgagggcacatgCCATAGAACCTGAACTCACTAGAATATCTTCTATCACACATGTTGATGCTAGCCACCGTAAACTTGTACCAGAGATGACACACTGAGTGATACAACAGTGATATAAAAtctgcaaaaataaatttgaactaCAAGCCCATTGCATCTAACCAATCATCAATCCACAAATTATTCACAAAAGTTtttatggaccaatgggggCGCAGAGGTCcattacaaaaataatgatAACAATAATTCTGGCCAATCAGGACCCCTGTTCAATCTTGGCCCTAGGCTACAGCCTATGACAGCCTGTTCGTTAATCTACTCCAGCCAACCTGCAAAgatagaaaatagaaaatagaaaaaataactgCTGACTcctcaagtttaaaaaaaaaaaactgatctgTTTCCACCACTTACCGTGGGGTCTGTCTGTTCCTGATGGCCTCCTTTTTCAACAGCTCCAACCGCTGAGGGCTGCAGAAGCAGTAATAGGCGGCTCCTTTTGCCACTAAGGCCTGTGCAGCCTCCTGATAGAGCTCCAGCCTCTGGGACTGCTGGTAAGGTCCGAATGGGCCTCCCTTATGTGGACTCTCATCAGGTGGTATCCCTGCccaacacaggacacacatgCTACTGCGTGGAACATCTAGGGGTAAAAGAGGGCTTTGACTAAACAGCACAACTGCAGCGTGTCTGTAATGCCAGACATGCATTACCTGCCCACTCCAGCATGTCCTCGATCCTGTCCGCTGCCTCAGGGACCAGTCTGCTTTGATCTGTGTCTTCCAGTCTCAGCACAAACCTGCCCCCGTGCTTTTTAGCAAAGATGTAATTATAGAGAGCAGTGCGCAATCCTCCCAGGTGTAGGAAACCTGCAGCAGAAATTAAAGCTGATTGCGTCTGCATATGTCACACATAACCATAGCATGGTCTTAATTCTGTTTGCGTTTTCCATATGATGTAAGTATGCATATAACGGAACAATACGTACCACACTGCAGAGtgcaattaaaatgaatgtaaGCAGCTTTATTTAAAGCATTTCACATACTCCAAAGTAATTAGTGGATTATAAACAGGAATAAAACACATaaacgaggctgaagttggttTCTTATTcgtatttttttcattccacCTTATGTGTTatgtcgcctttcgcctgtaaaTGGTTCTCTTCGGTCAGTACTAATCCGGATGGAATACTGTAGACATCCTCAGtgaaagggaatatccaaataaatGGTGACAGtccaaattgtatttttgtatggaatatattgaagaaaatcgcaaaccaattttaaaaactcacaataacacaaacttacactgggaaaaggtgattgcactttctgctaATTACTATGGGCCCTCCCCAGATTATATAAACATCTCACAATTCAAAAACCGAGGtgtggtggatgctgcacattggtggtggtggaggggagtccccattacctgtaaagcgctttgagtggagtgtccagaaaaagcgctatataagtgtaagcaattattattattattattattattaattaaaatatgaccctctgaacatggcatgtgagaAGACATTGGAAACggtgattgcactttctgtTTATTTGCTatggccctccctcctgattataaaaacgtctcaaaattctgacactgaggtgtgagacacaatgtaacagactatgAAAATCATGAAGTGCAAGAAAATTGactgtaccattttttaaatatgaccatgtgaacatggcatgtgaggatttatagtcaacaaaatagcacacCTTTTGCTGATTTGCTTTGTCCCTCCTTTctcattaccaaaacatgtTAATATTCCAACACTAAGGTAAGAGAGACAAAATCACTCATTATGTAAATTTGTAATTACAACATgacatgttaaagtatatagaaaacttagatcaggacaggctgattGCAATTTGTCATTATCTTACTAtctgaatgaaaaatattttttcagtgattatgacacttcggtatgacattaaatatgcttcaatgccagaataaataatcatggaaaaaatggccacagtggacattcatagttgtgtATATAGCAAAGAGGCAGCTTGTGACGTTTTACACACAGTTACAGCTGGACTACAAACGCAACACCCTAGCACTTTCATGGCTATCTCAGGGGACTTTAATCACATTTCTCTTTCTACTACCCTGCCTACTTTCCACTAGTTTGTTAACTGCTCTAATAGGTAAAATAAGACACTTGACTTACTGTATGCCAATGTTAAGGAAGCCTGTAGCTCTACTGCCCTTCCCCACTttggcagatcagatcacaaccttgtcctgcttacaccactatacaaCCCCATTGTCCTTTGCCAACCTGTGACCATGGGGACTGTGAGGACCTGGTCTcaggaggctatggaggatctacgtgGTGGTCTGGATTCTACAAACTGGGATGTGCTGTGTGACCCGCACAGGGACAACAATGACAGCATGCTGGAGTGTGTTACTGACTACATCAACTTCATCTAACACCGCTCCTGTCAAAGAAGTACATTGCTGTCTCCAGTAATAAACCCTGGATCGCCagcgacctgaaggctcttctgaatgacaagaagagagcctttaggaggggagACAGGCAGAAGGTTAAGCATGTACAAAGGgaactaaagcagaagttaagagtAGGGACctcctacaggaggaaggtagaggacaagctgcaaatgAATAGGATGATGGACGTATGGAGCGGTctgagagagatcactggcttgAAGCAGACGTGGGGACTAATAGCGGGGAACCTAGAAATGGCCAATAAACTGAACTATTTCTTTAATAGGTTTGATGCAGGGCCCTTTGCGGCTCACCATTCATTCCCCGACAGCCACTAACCCCCGAAGCCCTCGTAGTTGCGATTGCCCTACACCTCCTCTATTCCCCCACAACCATGGCCACCTACAGCGTAACCCCCAGCCAGCCAGCCCCCATAACCAGCCCCCACAGCTGCCTGTCTCCAACACCACCTCCATTAGCACCAGCACtgctatgagcaccatcccTCAGGCCATGCTAACCATCACAGTTGAACAGGTGAAGAGGCAGCTGAAGAGGGAGGTGGAAAAGCTCTAGAACCAAACGGCATCTGTCCCAGAGTCTTAAGGGCTTGTGCTGAGTTGAGTGGAGTTCTCCATGACcatggagaggctggtcttggcccacctgagacccctggttagttcatccctggaccccttgcagttcacCTACCGGCCCCATGTTGGTGTGGATGATGCAATCATTTACATGCTACAAAGGACCTACTCCCACCTGGACAGAGCTGACAGCACTGTGAggatcttttgttttatttctccagtgccttcaacaCTATACAGTCAGTACTGCTAGGAATGAAACTGGAAGAGATGCAAGTGGGTACCTTCATGATCTCTTGGATTACTGACGGGCAGACCACAGtttgtgagacttcagaactatGTGTCTGAACAGGTGGTGAGTAATACAGGGGTTTCTCAGGGGATGGTCCTTTCTCCATTcgtcttcaccctctatacttccaACTTTAAGTAAAACTCGAAGTCAttccacctgcagaagttctcaggactctgcaattgtgggatgtattgAAGGTGGGCTGGAGACGGACTGCAGAGGAGTGGAATAGCTTtctggagtggtgtggggagaacgaCCTGCAGATCCTGGTGGCTAAGACCAAGGTGTTGGTGGTTGACTTCAGGTGGACGAAAGcccaacctactcctgtctgTATACATGGGAGCGCCGTGGAGATGGTTAACTCGTACAAATACCTGGGTATCCACATTGATGACAGACTGGAATGGACCAACAATACAACCCAACCACGTTAtgtctgggcaggggcaacACTGACCTGTTGTGCTTTGTTTTACTGTTCTGTCTACATCTGGTTAATAGAAGTGCAATACATGGAAGTGGAAAggcaatttatttattattcacaaCTTTGCAATAGTTGCAGTAGTTACCTAGTCTGTGCAATATGCTTGAGAGTGTGTGAGATCAATACCGTGTATTACATCTTCCTGGTGTTCGGTATATtcatactttattttgtttgtgcttacacccgaagaaggctccacagccgaaacgttgcgtttcctttcatctcttttcagtatggaataaatctttacttgttcctttgcagcctacgcatgctgacgcagctacccacctgatataaAAGATacctataatcacaactatgaatgtcaACTGTGGGaattttttccatgattatttattctggcattgaagcatatttatgtcatactgaagtgtcataatcactgagaaaatacatttttcattcataAAGTAAGACAATGACAAATCACTATGAACTGCAGTAAGCCTGTCCTGATCtaggttttctatatactttaacatgtgTCCAGAATGTCACAatgcagaaatgcaacagtgaagtgttgtaaatacaaatgtacatgATGAGTGATTTTGTCTCTCGTACCTTATTGTCGGAATATTAACATGTTTTGGTAATGTGAAAGGAGGGACAAAGCAAATCAGCAAAAGGTGcgctattttgttgactataaaTCCTCACATGCCATGTCCATAGGGTCATattaaaaaatggtacagtaaattttcttGTACTTCATGATTTTCATAGTCTGTTACATAGTAAGAATTTTGAGACGTCTTtaaaatcaggagggagggccatAGCAATACAGCAAAAATTGCAATCACCATTTGCCAATGTCTTTTCACCAGCTGTGTTCAGAGGGtcgtatttaaaaaacagtacagtaagttttcttgtacttcaggattttaagagtcattttttataatcaggagggagggccatagcaaataagcagaaagtgcaatcaccatttgaaaatgtattctcTCATGCCACGTTCAGAGGGTTTAGTGTGTCacattgtctctcacacctcgGCATCAGAATTATGAGAGGAttttataatcaggagggagggccatAGCAATCATCAGAAAGTGCAAACAACTTTTCCCAATGCATTCTCTCATACCATGTTCAgggggtcatatttaaaaaatggtacagtaaaaaTTCCCATAGTGAAGAATTTTGAGAGTCTGTTAtattgtctctcacacctcagtgtcagaactgtgagacgATTTTATAATCAGGAAGGAGGGCCATTGCAAtacagcagaaagtgcaatcagcttttcccaatgcattctcacttgccatgttcagagggtcatatttaaaaacaaatggtacagtaaaattATCTTtggttcaggattttgatagtctgttacattgtctctCATATCTCAGTATCAGAATTTTGAGACGTTTTTATAACCAGGAGGTAGgttcatagcaataagcagaaagtgcggtcaccctttgctcatcctcggttaatcatatattctcatatgccatgttctaaatgtcccatttaatacatctatattaaaatgtcatgtaaaatgcaagattttgagaATTTTaatgatcagaaggcaaggtcgtggtaaatatgcagaaagtaTCAGTAAATtcacgttttgcctttgtcttatttatccGTTGTCTAACTtgccagtttgtgttattgGGAGTTTTGAAAAATTGGTTTTCAATGATCCACGATTTcaacaaaaatgcaaacttgACAATCACAatttaccagcagccatatcaccctgcaactcacaactggcaacccactgaagctaagcaggtgtgagcctggtcagtacctggataggagacctcctgggaaaaactaaggttgctgctggaagaggtgttagtggggccagcagggggcgctcaccctgaggtcagtgtgggtcctaatgccccagtatagtgacggggacactatattgtaaacaagtgctgtcctttggatgagacgtaaaaccgaggtcctgagtctccgtggtcattaaaaatcccagggcgtttctcgaaaagagtagggatgtaaccctggcgtcctggccaaatttcccattggcccttaccaatcatggcctcctaataatccccatctatgaattggcttcattactctgccctcctctccactgatgtgtaatgagcgttctggcgcactatggtttATATTCCCCTTTCCTGAGGATATGTAGAGAAATCCATCCGGattagtacatttaaaaaaagactgtaaagaaccatctacaggcgaaaatGATATAACATCACAGTAACGTACAGGAACGAAAAACGCTAATAAGATTAGCCAACTTCAGCTTCGTAACATATAATACgtattttgttgttcttgttgcaAAATTCTCGTACCGtggtttcagaaaaaataataaaaacactgaacaacatCGGGGCAAATGTTATTACAATAATTTGACCTTGGATCTACACATTTTTGGAATTAACAATACAGCGTCACACATCCACTCGTTTACCTGTAGGACTTGGCGCAAACCGCACCCTCACGTCCCTGCTGTTGGTAGACAAAGACCTCGCGTAACCTCCAGCAGACCCTGCACTGTCGATTGCATCGCCTGCTTCACGCCGGGTTGAAGAGGCCTCGGATCCCAATCTTCTTCGGTGTTCTTTTGTCGTCCATATACCCTTCCCAGACCTCGCGCAAGTGCATAAATTGCAGCgttttaaaactgaataataGCAAAGTGAACTGCAAAAACGCGTAATGTGTAAAAAAATGCTATatggtaacatactgtattatcaaTGTATTGCTGGCACACTCCTCCATGTGTTCAAGAAAATGTTGCATAAAGGTTGGTGAAGCTGTTGGAAGTTAATGGGTCCTGATGCTGTCAATCACAAATACTACCCGCCTCTTAAAGGTAACGTCACGGTAAAAGCGCATGTTAACACCACATCGTTCAGTAATATAATTTCATTCAACCTAGATTCAACACATCAAAACTAAATTAACATCTAGATTACAGAGTACAAAATACAGTTTGTAGAATCAAACATATATACCCTAATCCATTGGAgggtattttcatttaaagatttaacattttatagccAGTAGCTGAAAAAGTTTGGGCAGGCCTGGTTAAATTGCATATTTCACTGAATCACTGAAGTGAAAAGATGTTAACACAACCTCTGATGGATACAAACTTAAACATGACacatttctgcacattttaatgCTCAATTTAACAGATTCTGTGAAATatgcaatttataataataataataattgcttacacttatatagcgcttttctggaaactccactcaaagcactttacaggtaatgggtactcccctccaccaccaccaatgtgcagcatccacctggatgatgcgacggcagccatagtgcgccaaaacgctcaccacacatcagttacatcacacatcagtggggagaagaccagagtaatgaagccaattcatagatggggattattaggccatgattggtaagggccaatgggaaatttggccaggacactggggttatacccctactcttttcgagaaacgccctgggatttttaatgaccacggagactcaggacctcagttttacatctcatccaaaggacagcgcctgtttatagtatagtgtccccgtcactatactaggccattaggacccacacggactacagggtgagcgccccctgctggccccactaacacctcttccagcaccaaccttagtttttcccaggaggtctcctatccaggtactgaccaggctcacacctgcttcgcTTCAGTGggctaccagttgtgagttgcagggtgatatggctgctggcaatggGTGTCAAATTACAACACATACAACTGTATTTCACCTTGCAATTCAcatctggcaacccactgacaATAAGCAGGTGCACACCTGGCAGGATGGGAgatggatggaagacctcccgggaaaggttgctgctggaagaggcgttagtgaggcaattggtggtggtggaggggagtccccattacctgtaaagtgcttttagatgagtgtccagaaaagtgcttcatactgtatacattttaaatacagacaGGTATTAGAGTAGGTTTACAAAACACTCAAACACaggaatgtattttttattttacaaaatgtacaaaagGAAATGTTAAATGGAAATATGGACTTTCCACTCTTGCACGTTTGACAATTCTGAATGACAGTCAAAACGGTTTATGTCCACTTTGTATAATGTTATCACATCTGagctaaatatattaataaaaaatattcagtttcaAAAGTAAGCATGTAGTAAATgggttgttaaaaaatgtaataaatatccatcattatattgtttttctatAAAAAATTAGTGTGATTACACCTTAGTGTTTTTCCAAACTTTTTTATATTGGtttatgaaaacattttccatctctccaatataaaattaaacaattcaaATTTCCTGGGTGTACCAGAATTACAGAAAACTACTATCATTAATAAATATTGTGTATAAAACTTTAAAGATCAATAAATCAGTTGTCACTTCAGTGTTTGCCTGGTGACAGCCAGACAGTTCTTCGATAACATGTTTTTTCTAGGAACACTGGGAGCTCCATGGACTTTGTCTCGAATTTTCACAACCACTGAATTCAGATGGTGCAAATCGGTCAAGGGACCATGAAACTGAGAGGATCACTCGGATCCTCATCAGCAGCATGGGTAATTCATGGGTAATCACATGCACAACTGTTAGAACTTCACAGAATATGCAGGGGAACATGTATCACTTGCAGAGAGCACCAGTAAAAGTTACAGCATAGTCATGGTGTTCATGGAGCCAACGGTATTCCACACAAGTGACTTCTAGTAGCATCAGGTGAAAACTTGCATATACTATTTATAATAGCCAGAAGCCCCAGAGCTCAAACTGAAACCCAGGAACCAAGAATTGTAAGGCAGAAAATGGCACTGTGCTACTAATTGTTAGATATATAATCAACAACTATTTTGCCAAGTATATTCATACTGATCAAAACTTAAGACCATTGTCATGGTAGTCAGGAGACATTAAAAAGATGACTAGGTATTCATAGCACATAATGAGAATGACTGTAGACATTTAATTACATTCTAGGAAATAAAATCCACATACACAGCACTCAAATGAGACATTTCAACATATTGTAATAGCTTCTTAAAAGTTCTTGTATCATGATTGTTATTTCCAGATATCATTGTAGTGTAACGTTGAAGAATAATAATGGCATTTCATCAGGCTATTCCAGAATTATGCATTGATTTGTAAACATGATTGCCTTTTCTGGATTATCACACTTagaaatacaaatactgtagatactttATTATCACTGAAAAGCACTTGATGTTCATTAAACATGATTATACCATGTGAAAAATTATGTCCTAGAAATTAAGATCTAAATTAGTTTACCTTTATTAGCTGTAGTACactgaataataaaaaaggacAAGTTACATTTTACATAGAGCTTACTATTAAAAAATGGTCCACCCTTCATGTACATGATTCCACTCCTTAAATTAATACTCCTGTAAATCTGCAGACATACCCTGTGTCTTCTCCACCAAGAAGAAGCACAGTGTTCCAGCAAAGCCCAAGATGACCATCAAGAGAAGCTGCCAGGAGAGCAGTAGGTAGTTGCTGTAGAAAAACGCTACTGCTGCACATACAGACTgtaagaaacaaatgtttattaatatcatttttCAGAAGGCACAAACAAAACCAACATCTGTAAACTTTAACAACACAAATAAAGACACAAGAGTTAGAAGGGTTTTAGAAATTCTAATGTCTGTGATCTTGATGAACCTTGATAAATGCATTAAAAGACATTTCAGTACAACTCCACTAAATGCACTGGAATCTAAACTGAGCAATAGTCTCTGCAATAGATCCACCACATTGTGCAGATTAGAGGTACTGAAGCTGTAACGCACTGCAGGGTAACTAAGCAACTTTGCAACTAAGGGTAGCCCTGTAAATTAGCTACTACAAAAGTCAATATAATAGGaactagtaataggtttattccatgctgaaaagagaagaaagaagacaCAACatacagctgaaacgttgtgttttctttcttctcttttcagcatggaagatACCTATTACTAGTTCCTTTGcaccctacgcatgctgacacagctacccacctgaactacgtcAATATAATAGTGCTGTTGTACATCAAATGTCTTGTTAAAAATACTGCATCTGTCCTGGACATGAGGGAAATAAAGCAAATTTCTATGTACAACAAAAGTTATTTAGGATTAGCAGTAGTAATAGACTATTAGGTACTCTTATTTTACTAGGTGAGCCAATTGATATATTCTCATTTACAATGATGACCTGGTGACCCATACACACTGGAGCTATTTAAGTGACGTATCTTGCTCAAGGGCACAACACAAATGTCTCACCCATATACCACTGATTATTAGTGCAGAACTCTAATCCCTACCCCTTGTTACTATCTGAGAACTGAGCTGCAGCACAGGTGCCAAGGAGTGTCAGTACATGACTGTATTCATTACCTGTATGAATTTGAAGATGGCAAATGCAGGAGAGCTTTGCTCAGCATACAAACACCCCAGGAGGCTGTATATCTGGGTATTGAAACAGCTATCTCCAAGCCCAAGTAAAAAACTGCACATCAAGGTAACAGGCACACTATAGAAAAGCAATCAAAAATTACCTTGGGAGAAACATCATCGATAATGgttcagttttaaaatgagaatGATTACAATTCAGGGTATGAAACAAAACAGTTTAATGAGAATGAATCATACCTGGGGGTGAGGTAGGGTTCAAGCACAGTGACAGATTCAAAGACAATTGGGGCATCATCAGGGATGTtaaggaaaattaaataaaatgagatAAAATGCACCATCATTCCCAGGAAAACAACAGAGGTACGTCTGAACCGGCTGTTCTTACACAAAAGCCCAAATAAGCCACCACCTGAAAATAACAATAGATTTATGAACCAACTTTCAAAACAAAGTGCTTGACTCATGTGATCGTGCCTAGAACTGGAATGGATGTGGTCACCAATATTCTCACATGGAGAAGTAATTAATTCCTCATAACAGTGTTGTcagctgttttctttaaatgatTAGTAAGAGAAGGCTCAATCAGATAACTATTACTATCAGGAAGACGGACACTTCCTATATATTCTAATTTCAATTAACTAGTTAGTGCAGTAACAAAGATAGTGTGCAGTCtcctgctcccttgccagtaacctaatatactgtacctaccgACAATCTCTCCGATTCCCACCAATATTCCAGAGAGCCCTATTAGGCCTTTGGCTGAAGTTCCAAATTGTGCTGTTGCTCCTATGCAGGTCCCATACACGCCACTATAAAATGTCAGTTCCAGGCCTACAAAATGATCAGATATAGAATATTGTactgaagatatcactgaattAGCAAGGCCTTTCAAAATTACTCAGTGagtaaaagaaactgaaaaaagaacaTATAGGATTTTTGTGAAATGTCTTAACATAGTAATATTGCAGCTTTTCCAAAAGTGCAGTTTGTGGGCTTAAATTAAGTattgttgttttgctttaataatgctgtttttagatatttacagtacttaccACTGTAAGCCATACAGAAACTTAGAAGAAATATGGTCTTAGTGCCAAACATGTTTATCATTGTTCCTAAAAAATCAAAAACCACATTACAGTCAACATACTAGTGTATCAACATGGTATGAACCAACACAAGGAAACATTGCAGTCAAGGAAATCCCGAAAATACTAATACAAACTAGGTAAAATCTTAACTGTTAATATTTAAGATGGATAAGTGCAGGGTGCCACACACAGGtaacagaataaaatacaaataacatctgtgaaaccctaaccctgaagAAGCAACCTATGAAAAAGACTGTTCCTTAagttgatacagtacatacagtacacagcatgCTATAACAAAGGTAACAGTTTGCTTAATTGGGATCTAGTAAAGACTCTGAAACTGATAATAGGAAggaagagattagaaaataaaCATAGACAGCAAAGAGTCATGAATGTAATGTTaatattctatttattttttatgacttTGTCTCCACAAAATCTTGACAAACTGGTGCAGTTTAAAGTTGTACTTACTGAACTCTGTTGTGGCCTCTCTAACAGCAGAAAGTGCTCTTTGCTTGTAACTGTAGGAAAAGGAACAGTAACTTAAacttagccagcagccatatcaccctgcaactcacaactggcaacccactgaaactaagcaggtgtgagcctggtcagtacctggatgggagacctcctgggaaaaactaaggttgctgctggaagaggtgctagtggggccagcagggggcgctcaccctgcggtccatgtgggtcctaatgccccagtatagtgacggggacactatactataaacaggcgctgttcttcggatgagatgtaaaaccgaggtcctgactctctgtggccattaaaaatcccagggtgtttctcgaaaagagtaggggtgtccgggccaaatttccccattggcccttaccaatcatggtaagagcattactctgctctcctccccactactAGCTGAtctgtggtgagcgttctggcgcatccaggtggatgctgcacattggtagtgaaggggagtccccattacctgtaaagcgctttgagtggagtgtccagaaaagcaattattattattaaacattagTCAAAACCACTCAAGGGTAATGAAATCTTAGTAGTACTGTGAAGTCAGGTTTAATCAATCTGCATCAGAGCCCCTGTTTCGCTCTAACAGTAGAATTTCAGAATTACTGAAATCTAGTGTCCCATGAATGTGTCCTGGAAGAAAGCTGtacaaagttaaataaaataaaagagataAAATCCCATATGTATTTACATCATGCTTGCTGGAAGCAAGGAATCATTTTCTTCATTTGGGGCTTCATCTGGATCACAGTTCTTTCTCAGAACAATAAAGCTCAGTGTTCCCAGCAAAGAAAGGACCAACAGAACAACAAACACAGTCATTCTGTCTTTATCTGCAAAGACAAACAGCAATGTGAAAAAATAGGACTATTGGATgagttttgcaaaacactgtatCACAATATAATTTAAAGTAAAAGGGTATTTCACAACAGATACACAGCAGTTCATTGAGCCAGAGCACATCCTGGTTTCTGTAGCATTAAGAGGACTAGAGAACATGTGACTTTCCTCCTAAGATGGAACACAGATCCATCACAAGGAGTACTTCCCAGCACTGCTGGTTCCTATTGATACAGCTGGAGCAATTAGAGCAAATTCAAGGGTCAAGGGTAAAACATCTCAGTCAAGGGTACAACATCAGTGTCTGCAGAGATCTTGAACCCACGACCTGTTAGTTATGATCCAAAAGGTGTACGTATACT
This sequence is a window from Lepisosteus oculatus isolate fLepOcu1 chromosome 19, fLepOcu1.hap2, whole genome shotgun sequence. Protein-coding genes within it:
- the LOC102685620 gene encoding UNC93-like protein MFSD11 isoform X1: MADFRTFNVVILGIGFLLIFTAFTTCGNIEQTVIKSLANTTFEGSGYNSFAIIYGVFAASNFIAPSVIAVIGPKLTMMLSGLLYSGYIAAFILPATWSFYLTSFLIGVAAAMLWTAQGNFLVLNSDASTINKNTGLFWALLQCSMLFGNLYIYFDWNGKITVTDKDRMTVFVVLLVLSLLGTLSFIVLRKNCDPDEAPNEENDSLLPASMIYKQRALSAVREATTEFRTMINMFGTKTIFLLSFCMAYSGLELTFYSGVYGTCIGATAQFGTSAKGLIGLSGILVGIGEIVGGGLFGLLCKNSRFRRTSVVFLGMMVHFISFYLIFLNIPDDAPIVFESVTVLEPYLTPSVPVTLMCSFLLGLGDSCFNTQIYSLLGCLYAEQSSPAFAIFKFIQSVCAAVAFFYSNYLLLSWQLLLMVILGFAGTLCFFLVEKTQGMSADLQEY
- the LOC102685620 gene encoding UNC93-like protein MFSD11 isoform X2 — translated: MMLSGLLYSGYIAAFILPATWSFYLTSFLIGVAAAMLWTAQGNFLVLNSDASTINKNTGLFWALLQCSMLFGNLYIYFDWNGKITVTDKDRMTVFVVLLVLSLLGTLSFIVLRKNCDPDEAPNEENDSLLPASMIYKQRALSAVREATTEFRTMINMFGTKTIFLLSFCMAYSGLELTFYSGVYGTCIGATAQFGTSAKGLIGLSGILVGIGEIVGGGLFGLLCKNSRFRRTSVVFLGMMVHFISFYLIFLNIPDDAPIVFESVTVLEPYLTPSVPVTLMCSFLLGLGDSCFNTQIYSLLGCLYAEQSSPAFAIFKFIQSVCAAVAFFYSNYLLLSWQLLLMVILGFAGTLCFFLVEKTQGMSADLQEY